One Mycolicibacterium fortuitum subsp. fortuitum genomic window carries:
- a CDS encoding acyl-CoA dehydrogenase family protein, giving the protein MTATGEVNERQARQVAEEARQTHWHQPSFGKELFLGRLRLDLVHPHPRGPAETTERGEAFLVKLREFCETQIDATVIERDAQIPDKVIRGLKELGAFGMKIGTEYDGLGLSQVYYNKALALVGSVHPALGALLSAHQSIGVPQPVSMFGTAEQKQTWLPRCTREISAFLLTEPDVGSDPARLHATATPDGDDYLLNGVKLWTTNGVIADLLVVMAQVPRSEGHKGGITAFVVEADTPGIVVTNRNAFMGLRGIENGLTKLSDVRVPAANRIGREGEGLKIALTTLNVGRLSLPAVCTGTAKWCLKIAREWSKERVQWGRPVGEHDAVAGKVAFIAATAYGLESMVELAGELADAGRTDIRIEAALAKLYGSEMAWLIADELVQIRGGRGFETAESLAARGERGVPVEQILRDMRINRIFEGSTEIMHLMLAREAVDAHLSVAGDIIDPDTDLKDKARAAAQAGKFYARWLPTLVAGKGRLPTSFSEFGPLAEHLRYVERASRKLARSTFYAMSRWQGKLEYRQRFLGRIVDIGAELFAMTAACVRAGDAAGEAGHSEVELADAFCRQSRVRAEQLFTALWDNSDDADRKLAHGVLDGRYTWLEEGIIDPSIDGPWIAQEGGEVTDDVHRVIT; this is encoded by the coding sequence ATGACCGCTACCGGAGAAGTCAACGAACGACAGGCCAGGCAGGTCGCCGAGGAGGCGCGGCAAACGCACTGGCACCAGCCCAGCTTCGGCAAAGAACTGTTCCTCGGCCGACTACGGCTGGATCTCGTCCACCCTCACCCCCGCGGACCGGCTGAGACCACGGAGCGCGGCGAGGCCTTTCTGGTCAAACTTCGGGAGTTCTGCGAGACACAGATCGATGCCACAGTCATCGAGCGCGACGCGCAGATCCCCGACAAGGTCATCCGGGGCTTGAAGGAACTCGGCGCATTCGGCATGAAGATCGGCACCGAGTATGACGGTCTCGGCCTGTCGCAGGTGTACTACAACAAGGCACTTGCCCTCGTCGGCTCGGTCCACCCGGCGTTGGGCGCGCTGCTGTCGGCGCATCAGTCGATCGGGGTCCCGCAGCCGGTGTCCATGTTCGGTACCGCCGAGCAGAAGCAGACCTGGCTGCCGCGGTGCACGCGGGAGATCAGCGCATTCCTGCTCACCGAACCCGACGTCGGCAGTGATCCGGCCAGGCTGCACGCCACCGCAACCCCGGACGGGGACGACTACCTACTCAACGGCGTCAAACTGTGGACCACCAACGGGGTCATCGCCGACCTGCTGGTGGTGATGGCCCAGGTGCCGCGCTCCGAGGGACACAAGGGCGGCATCACCGCCTTCGTCGTCGAAGCCGATACGCCCGGCATCGTGGTGACGAATCGCAATGCGTTCATGGGATTACGCGGAATCGAGAACGGTCTGACCAAGCTGAGCGACGTGCGAGTTCCGGCCGCGAACCGCATCGGTCGCGAAGGTGAAGGCCTCAAGATCGCGCTGACGACACTCAACGTGGGTCGGCTGTCGCTGCCGGCGGTATGCACCGGAACGGCGAAATGGTGCCTGAAGATCGCACGGGAATGGTCGAAGGAGCGCGTCCAGTGGGGTCGTCCGGTCGGCGAGCACGATGCGGTTGCCGGCAAGGTGGCGTTCATCGCGGCCACCGCCTACGGGCTCGAGTCGATGGTCGAGTTGGCCGGCGAGCTCGCCGACGCCGGCCGCACCGACATCCGGATCGAGGCGGCCCTCGCCAAGCTGTACGGCTCGGAGATGGCCTGGCTGATCGCCGACGAGCTGGTGCAGATCCGTGGCGGGCGGGGTTTCGAAACCGCCGAATCGCTGGCGGCGCGCGGAGAACGCGGTGTGCCCGTCGAGCAGATCCTGCGTGACATGCGGATCAACCGAATCTTCGAGGGGTCCACCGAGATCATGCATCTGATGCTGGCCCGCGAGGCGGTCGATGCCCACCTGTCGGTGGCCGGCGACATCATCGATCCCGACACCGATCTGAAGGACAAGGCGCGAGCCGCCGCGCAGGCCGGCAAATTCTACGCCCGGTGGCTGCCGACCCTGGTCGCCGGAAAAGGCCGCCTTCCAACTTCTTTCAGCGAATTCGGACCGCTGGCCGAACACCTGCGCTACGTAGAAAGGGCCAGCCGAAAACTCGCCCGCAGCACCTTCTACGCGATGTCGAGATGGCAGGGCAAGTTGGAATACCGGCAGCGATTCCTCGGCCGGATCGTCGATATCGGAGCGGAACTGTTCGCGATGACGGCGGCGTGCGTCCGGGCCGGGGACGCCGCGGGCGAAGCGGGTCACTCCGAGGTCGAGCTCGCGGACGCGTTCTGCCGACAATCCCGGGTGCGGGCCGAACAACTGTTCACCGCGCTGTGGGACAACAGCGACGACGCCGACCGAAAGCTGGCGCACGGCGTGCTGGACGGCCGCTACACCTGGCTGGAGGAGGGCATCATCGATCCGTCGATCGACGGACCGTGGATCGCGCAGGAAGGCGGCGAGGTGACCGATGATGTGCACCGAGTCATCACTTGA
- a CDS encoding CaiB/BaiF CoA transferase family protein, whose product MQGVRVLEVAQFTFVPAAGAILADWGADVIKVEHPLRGDTQRGFINMGGFQLDPDRHPLIEHPNRGKRSVGIDVSTPGGQEVLYEIAKTADVFLTNYLPAQRQKNKFDVEHIRAVNPSIIYARGSAYGDKGPERDTGGFDGTAFWTRSGVGHALTPEAINGALSQGIPAFGDSIGGMNIAGGISAALFHRERTGETCEIDVSLLSTAWWAAGASVTQGMETGETMRSSMPDDITSVNPFMANYRTSDGGTINLCIVSPTGYIRDAFEHLGLPELADDPRFSDVLPLIENASEGVELIAKAIGSKPFEYWRQHLKTMKGQWAPFQSLVDLATDDQAVANDMIVEVEAADGGKPFKVVRGPVQFNHEPLETTRAPQASEHTEIVLMELGIDWDRIEELKDSGAIA is encoded by the coding sequence ATGCAGGGCGTGCGAGTGCTCGAGGTCGCGCAGTTCACCTTCGTCCCGGCGGCCGGGGCCATCCTCGCCGACTGGGGTGCTGACGTCATCAAGGTCGAGCACCCGCTGCGCGGCGACACTCAGCGGGGCTTCATCAACATGGGCGGGTTCCAGCTCGACCCCGACCGCCATCCGCTGATCGAACATCCCAATCGGGGCAAGCGCAGCGTCGGTATCGACGTCTCGACCCCCGGCGGGCAGGAGGTTCTGTACGAGATCGCCAAGACCGCCGACGTCTTTTTGACCAATTACCTTCCCGCCCAGCGGCAGAAGAACAAGTTCGACGTGGAGCACATCCGGGCGGTGAATCCGAGCATCATCTATGCCCGCGGCAGCGCCTACGGGGACAAGGGGCCAGAGCGCGATACCGGTGGATTCGACGGCACGGCATTCTGGACTCGCAGCGGTGTCGGGCACGCGCTGACCCCCGAGGCGATCAATGGTGCGCTGTCCCAGGGAATTCCGGCCTTCGGAGATTCGATCGGCGGGATGAACATCGCCGGCGGTATCTCCGCGGCCCTGTTCCACCGCGAGCGAACCGGGGAGACCTGCGAGATCGACGTGTCGCTGCTGAGCACGGCGTGGTGGGCGGCCGGTGCCAGCGTCACGCAGGGTATGGAGACCGGTGAGACGATGCGCTCGTCGATGCCCGACGACATCACTTCGGTGAACCCGTTCATGGCGAACTACCGGACCTCCGACGGCGGCACCATCAATCTGTGCATCGTCAGCCCGACCGGCTACATCCGCGACGCCTTCGAGCATCTCGGTCTGCCCGAGCTCGCTGACGACCCTCGGTTCTCCGATGTGCTGCCGCTGATCGAGAACGCCTCGGAAGGCGTGGAACTCATCGCGAAGGCGATCGGCAGCAAGCCGTTCGAGTACTGGCGCCAGCACCTCAAGACCATGAAGGGCCAGTGGGCACCGTTCCAGAGTCTGGTCGACCTTGCCACCGATGACCAGGCAGTGGCCAACGACATGATCGTCGAGGTGGAGGCCGCCGACGGTGGCAAGCCGTTCAAGGTGGTGCGCGGCCCCGTGCAGTTCAACCACGAACCGCTGGAGACCACCCGCGCGCCTCAGGCCTCCGAGCACACCGAGATCGTGCTGATGGAACTCGGCATCGATTGGGACCGCATCGAAGAACTCAAGGATTCCGGCGCGATCGCCTGA
- a CDS encoding heme-binding protein has protein sequence MVPAFSAGAVAVVMGLFGPVTAAAEPPPRPPNCTAGDLAGIASGVASATSTYLWTHPDVNDFYTNLHDRPQEEVPDATRAFFDANPQAHADLAGIRQPLTDFRTRCGIAPPDQPLGPGQ, from the coding sequence ATGGTGCCGGCTTTCTCCGCAGGCGCCGTCGCGGTTGTCATGGGTTTGTTCGGTCCCGTGACCGCCGCGGCCGAACCACCGCCGCGCCCGCCCAACTGCACCGCCGGCGACCTCGCCGGCATCGCCTCCGGGGTGGCCTCAGCAACCTCGACCTACCTGTGGACCCATCCGGACGTCAACGATTTCTACACCAACCTGCACGACCGCCCGCAGGAAGAAGTGCCGGACGCCACGCGCGCCTTCTTCGATGCCAACCCTCAGGCCCATGCCGACCTCGCCGGGATCCGTCAACCGCTGACCGACTTCCGCACCCGTTGCGGTATCGCGCCGCCTGACCAGCCATTAGGACCAGGACAATGA